From Paenibacillus sp. PK3_47, the proteins below share one genomic window:
- a CDS encoding YlbF family regulator has protein sequence MNVIDKAHELAKAIKESSEFSDITSAMKVIEADPESKRMLDNFRQTQIELQQRMMSGEMPPQEEMEKMEKLFEVLNLNLAIRRLFDAERRLSVVIEDVNKIITDSLAQMYGGQ, from the coding sequence ATGAACGTTATCGACAAAGCGCATGAACTGGCGAAGGCCATTAAAGAGAGCAGCGAGTTTTCGGATATCACCAGTGCTATGAAGGTGATTGAGGCTGATCCGGAGAGCAAGCGTATGCTCGACAACTTCCGCCAGACACAAATTGAACTGCAGCAGCGGATGATGAGCGGAGAGATGCCTCCACAGGAAGAAATGGAAAAGATGGAGAAGCTGTTCGAGGTGCTGAACCTGAACCTGGCGATCCGCCGTCTGTTCGATGCGGAGCGCCGTCTCAGCGTCGTTATCGAAGATGTGAACAAAATCATCACCGACAGCCTTGCCCAAATGTACGGCGGCCAATAA
- a CDS encoding DRTGG domain-containing protein, protein MEGQGDNITKHEQLLQHIESLKVGTKISVRKLAKEMGVSEGTAYRAVKEAENLGIVITKERIGTVRVEKKPRNISDQLTFGDVVDIVEGHVLGGADGLGKHLHKYVIGAMKVDAMIRYIDADSLLIVGNRDDVHSLALEQGAGVLVTGGFGTSREVKALADELDLPVISSRHDTFTVASMINRAIFDRLIKKKIMLVEDILESKPRLHTLKISSTVGDLRQLSQLSGEQRFPVTDEWNRVIGIVGRRDVEELSEEHSIEKAMIRSPVTAVLQTSLASAAQIMMWEGIDFLPIVDRNRKLVGSLTRREVLQSLRDVSNQPKLGETFDHLIWNGFAEERDEEGKLFFHGFITPQMATDLGTISEGVLSTLMTLSAFKAAKDITGNDYVLDNMSTYFIRPVQIEHSIIVMPKLLEISRRTCKLEIEISHNETMVAKAVLMLQSIDHG, encoded by the coding sequence TTGGAAGGTCAAGGCGATAACATAACAAAACATGAACAACTGCTGCAGCACATTGAAAGCCTTAAGGTGGGCACCAAAATCTCTGTCCGCAAGCTGGCCAAGGAAATGGGGGTCAGTGAAGGTACGGCGTACCGGGCGGTAAAAGAAGCGGAGAACCTGGGGATAGTCATTACAAAAGAGCGGATCGGCACCGTCCGGGTGGAGAAAAAACCGCGCAATATTTCCGACCAGCTGACCTTTGGCGACGTTGTCGACATTGTCGAAGGCCATGTGCTGGGCGGGGCGGACGGGCTGGGCAAGCATCTTCATAAATATGTCATCGGTGCGATGAAGGTCGACGCCATGATCCGTTATATCGACGCGGACAGCCTGCTGATCGTCGGTAACCGGGACGATGTGCACTCGCTTGCACTGGAGCAGGGAGCAGGGGTACTGGTGACAGGGGGCTTCGGTACCAGCCGTGAAGTCAAGGCATTGGCCGATGAGCTGGATCTGCCGGTCATTTCCTCCAGACATGACACGTTCACAGTGGCGTCTATGATTAACCGGGCAATCTTTGACCGGCTCATCAAGAAGAAAATCATGCTCGTTGAAGATATCCTCGAGAGCAAGCCGCGCCTGCATACACTGAAGATTTCCAGCACCGTAGGCGACCTGCGGCAGCTGTCCCAGCTTAGCGGGGAGCAGCGTTTTCCGGTTACGGATGAATGGAACCGGGTTATCGGGATCGTCGGACGCCGGGATGTGGAGGAGCTGAGTGAAGAGCACAGCATCGAGAAGGCGATGATCCGCAGTCCGGTTACGGCAGTACTGCAGACCTCGCTTGCTTCGGCGGCGCAGATCATGATGTGGGAAGGGATTGATTTTCTGCCGATCGTTGACCGCAACCGCAAGCTGGTGGGCTCGCTGACCCGGCGTGAAGTGCTGCAGAGCCTGCGTGATGTCAGCAACCAGCCGAAGCTCGGAGAGACCTTCGATCACTTGATCTGGAACGGTTTTGCAGAGGAGCGGGATGAGGAGGGCAAGCTGTTCTTTCACGGCTTTATCACCCCGCAGATGGCCACTGATCTCGGTACGATCTCCGAAGGCGTGCTGTCTACGCTGATGACATTGTCAGCTTTTAAGGCAGCCAAGGACATCACCGGGAACGATTATGTGCTCGACAATATGTCCACATATTTCATCCGTCCGGTACAGATCGAGCATTCGATCATTGTGATGCCGAAGCTGCTGGAGATCAGCCGCCGGACCTGCAAGCTGGAGATTGAGATCAGCCATAATGAGACGATGGTTGCCAAAGCCGTGCTCATGCTGCAGTCGATCGACCACGGGTAA
- a CDS encoding YtpI family protein yields the protein MIMLIKYLLFVLLVVFMIGAAVYSMSSRRAQDPLEKGRRRAIMNVLLGAMLVVLSLMAMFLFRGSTVNVIVEAVFIVIGAFNIFSGLRSHGYYTRSRNGTKA from the coding sequence ATGATTATGCTCATCAAGTATCTGCTGTTTGTTCTGCTGGTTGTTTTTATGATTGGCGCGGCTGTATACAGCATGTCTTCCCGCAGGGCACAGGATCCCCTGGAAAAAGGCCGCAGGCGTGCAATCATGAACGTACTGCTGGGCGCGATGCTGGTCGTGCTGTCTCTGATGGCCATGTTTCTGTTCCGCGGGTCCACGGTCAATGTTATCGTAGAGGCGGTTTTTATCGTTATCGGCGCTTTTAATATCTTTTCCGGCCTGCGCAGCCACGGGTATTACACCCGGAGCCGGAACGGAACCAAGGCCTGA
- a CDS encoding YtrH family sporulation protein: MSEFLSKAVLDFFIAFGIVLGGAMLGGIGAVVSLQPPTQTMLDVSDRIKIWALAAAVGGTIDPMRVIESNMLGGNLSPAIKQILYLVFAFLGAHMGSELVKWVCGKG; encoded by the coding sequence ATGAGTGAATTTTTGAGCAAAGCCGTCCTGGATTTTTTTATCGCGTTCGGTATTGTGCTGGGCGGTGCGATGCTTGGGGGGATCGGTGCTGTGGTGTCGCTGCAGCCTCCTACACAGACGATGCTCGACGTGTCGGACCGGATCAAAATCTGGGCGCTCGCAGCAGCCGTAGGCGGCACCATCGACCCGATGCGGGTCATCGAAAGCAATATGCTGGGCGGCAATCTTTCCCCGGCGATCAAGCAGATCCTGTATCTCGTGTTCGCCTTCCTGGGCGCCCACATGGGCAGCGAACTTGTCAAATGGGTATGCGGCAAGGGGTGA
- a CDS encoding DNA polymerase III subunit alpha, protein MSPFVHLHVHSEYSLLDGAARITDLVRRAGEYGMTSLALTDHGVMYGAIPFYKACKAAGIKPIIGCEAYLTAGSRRERGSRKDQPIYHLILLAKNMTGYRNLMKLVSIGHLEGQHYKPRIDMESLAAHAEGLVCLSACLGGEVPQHLLHGREDEARKAAVRYKEIFGGDFYLELQDHGIPEQKRVNPQLIALAAECDIPLVVTNDVHYMAKEDAEVQDVLICIGTGKTVDDEQRLKIGTDQLFLKSGDQMAALFPHVPQAVTNTLAIADKCNLELTFGEHILPEYFPLPEGMGAAAYLRQLCLDGLADRYADTPRWSSPGQKKEAESRLDYELGVIESMGFSDYFLIVWDFIAYCHRHGIATGPGRGSSAGSLTAYCLRITDVDPLKYNLLFERFLNPERVTMPDIDIDFSDERRDEVIAYVVDKYGREHVAQIITFGTMAARAAVRDVGRALNLPYNEVDRAAKLIPGQLGISIARALEGSPDLKQLYDTNPKTRSLLEMAKKVEGMPRHASTHAAGVVISKGPLTDAVPLQAGNESTALTQYSMEHLESVGLLKMDFLGLRTLSIIERCMNWIREMDGEAPDFRTVPDDDPLTYEMLGAGETTGVFQLESAGIRRVLKDLKPSGFEDIVSVLALYRPGPMEFIPKYISGKHGQIEVEYPHEDLTPILADTYGIIVYQEQIMQIASLMAGFSLGEADLLRRAVSKKKRETLDKERSHFVQGSLQQGYQEADANAVYDMIVRFADYGFPRAHAAAYGVLAFQTAYLKAHYPVQFMAAMLTAVMGTHRKVAEYVLECRRQGIGVLPPDVNESGVLFTPVPGEGSGHIRFGLAAVKNVGTLAVENIMAVRKERPFDSLLDFCRRVDLRVCNKRVIESLLQAGAFDRLPGHRAQLLAMLDETVDAALKWRKERDELQIQLFDDLIETPNWDIRYPDIPKFSVTQQLELERELLGLYLSGHPLDDYAELLEEPGMQRLMDLGEAEDESMTVTAGMVVSVKEITTKAGKPMAFIQWEDQIERCEVVFFPEVWKRSRSLIGKGALLALRAKVQQEDEGFKLLAEETAALEAGTLRGLLQRRSAAAARLAAGRTQGAGAPAGAPAARPGSAAAGRSNAGGTAAPAGASAAVPGPAASQAAQPSAAARPAAQGRPGQRPAAAAGGSAGAQPGPAESSQRVFIKITQAAENPALLSRLQALLQRHPGPAATLLFYERDQKLLALSDSYRISPSEELTAAVEDMLGAGTVRIK, encoded by the coding sequence ATGAGCCCTTTCGTGCATTTGCATGTGCACAGCGAATACAGTTTACTGGACGGGGCGGCGCGCATTACGGACCTCGTGCGCCGGGCCGGCGAATACGGCATGACATCGCTGGCGCTGACGGATCATGGAGTGATGTACGGGGCCATCCCCTTTTATAAAGCATGCAAGGCTGCAGGCATCAAGCCGATTATCGGCTGTGAAGCTTATTTGACCGCAGGGTCGCGCCGGGAGCGCGGCAGCCGCAAGGATCAGCCGATCTACCATCTGATTCTGCTTGCCAAGAACATGACAGGCTACCGGAATCTGATGAAGCTGGTCTCGATCGGCCATCTGGAAGGCCAGCATTACAAGCCGCGCATCGATATGGAATCGCTTGCCGCGCATGCAGAGGGCCTTGTTTGCCTCAGTGCCTGTCTCGGCGGCGAGGTGCCGCAGCATCTGCTGCACGGCCGCGAAGATGAGGCCCGCAAGGCGGCGGTGCGGTACAAGGAGATTTTTGGCGGGGACTTCTATCTGGAGCTGCAGGACCATGGAATTCCCGAGCAGAAACGGGTGAATCCGCAGCTGATTGCCCTGGCCGCAGAATGTGATATTCCGCTGGTAGTGACCAACGATGTGCATTACATGGCCAAAGAGGATGCCGAAGTTCAGGATGTGCTGATCTGTATCGGCACAGGCAAGACGGTGGATGATGAGCAGCGGCTGAAGATCGGGACAGACCAGCTCTTCCTCAAAAGCGGCGATCAGATGGCGGCGCTCTTTCCGCATGTGCCGCAGGCGGTTACTAACACGCTTGCGATCGCAGACAAATGCAATCTGGAGCTTACGTTCGGCGAGCATATCCTGCCTGAATATTTTCCGCTGCCTGAAGGCATGGGGGCCGCGGCTTATTTGCGCCAGCTGTGTCTGGACGGGCTTGCGGACCGGTATGCGGACACGCCGAGATGGTCCTCTCCCGGGCAGAAGAAAGAGGCCGAGTCGAGACTTGATTATGAGCTCGGCGTCATCGAGAGCATGGGCTTCAGCGATTATTTCCTGATTGTCTGGGATTTCATTGCCTACTGCCACCGGCACGGCATTGCTACCGGTCCCGGACGGGGATCGTCCGCCGGAAGCCTGACTGCCTACTGCCTGCGGATTACCGATGTGGATCCGTTGAAATACAACTTGCTGTTTGAGCGTTTTCTGAATCCCGAGCGGGTGACCATGCCCGATATCGATATTGACTTCAGCGACGAGCGGCGTGATGAAGTCATTGCCTATGTAGTGGATAAATACGGCCGGGAGCATGTTGCGCAGATTATAACCTTCGGTACTATGGCCGCCAGAGCGGCGGTGCGAGATGTCGGCCGGGCTCTGAATCTGCCCTATAACGAGGTGGACAGGGCTGCGAAGCTGATCCCGGGACAGCTGGGGATCAGCATTGCCCGGGCGCTGGAAGGCAGCCCGGATCTCAAGCAGCTGTACGACACTAATCCGAAGACCCGGAGTCTGCTGGAGATGGCGAAGAAGGTGGAAGGTATGCCGCGGCATGCCTCGACGCATGCGGCCGGAGTGGTGATCTCCAAAGGCCCCCTGACCGATGCCGTGCCGCTTCAGGCCGGCAATGAGAGCACGGCCTTGACCCAGTATTCCATGGAACATCTGGAAAGTGTCGGGCTGCTGAAGATGGATTTTCTCGGTCTGCGGACCTTGTCGATTATTGAACGCTGCATGAACTGGATCAGGGAAATGGACGGAGAGGCCCCGGACTTCCGCACTGTACCGGATGATGATCCGCTCACCTATGAGATGCTGGGAGCAGGAGAGACCACGGGCGTATTCCAGCTGGAATCCGCGGGCATCCGGCGTGTGCTGAAGGATCTGAAGCCTTCCGGCTTTGAGGATATCGTCTCCGTGCTGGCGCTGTACCGCCCCGGTCCGATGGAGTTCATACCGAAATATATCAGCGGCAAGCACGGCCAGATCGAGGTGGAGTATCCGCATGAGGATCTGACGCCGATACTGGCCGATACCTACGGCATTATTGTCTATCAGGAGCAGATCATGCAGATCGCTTCCCTGATGGCCGGCTTCTCGCTTGGAGAAGCCGACCTGCTGCGCCGCGCGGTTTCCAAGAAGAAACGCGAGACGCTCGACAAAGAGCGCAGCCACTTTGTGCAGGGCAGCCTGCAGCAGGGCTACCAGGAGGCTGACGCGAATGCCGTCTATGATATGATTGTGCGGTTTGCCGATTACGGCTTCCCGCGCGCCCATGCCGCAGCTTACGGCGTGCTGGCTTTCCAGACGGCGTACCTGAAGGCGCATTATCCTGTGCAGTTCATGGCGGCCATGCTGACGGCTGTCATGGGGACCCACCGCAAGGTGGCGGAGTATGTACTGGAATGCCGCCGCCAAGGAATCGGCGTCCTGCCGCCGGATGTCAATGAGAGCGGCGTGCTGTTCACCCCGGTGCCCGGGGAAGGCAGCGGCCACATCCGCTTCGGGCTGGCGGCAGTCAAGAATGTCGGGACGCTGGCGGTCGAGAACATTATGGCTGTCCGCAAGGAGCGCCCGTTCGACAGCCTGCTCGATTTCTGCCGCCGTGTCGATTTGCGCGTCTGCAACAAGCGTGTGATTGAATCGCTGCTGCAGGCCGGCGCCTTTGACCGTCTGCCGGGCCACCGGGCCCAGCTGCTGGCTATGCTGGACGAGACGGTGGATGCCGCCCTGAAATGGCGCAAGGAACGGGATGAGCTGCAGATCCAGCTGTTCGACGATCTCATTGAGACGCCGAACTGGGATATCCGCTATCCGGACATCCCGAAATTCTCCGTTACCCAGCAGCTGGAGCTGGAGCGGGAGCTGCTGGGCCTGTATCTCTCCGGCCATCCGCTGGATGATTACGCGGAGCTGCTGGAGGAGCCGGGCATGCAGCGGCTGATGGATCTCGGCGAAGCCGAGGATGAGAGCATGACCGTAACGGCCGGGATGGTCGTGTCGGTCAAGGAGATTACCACGAAGGCCGGCAAGCCGATGGCCTTCATCCAGTGGGAAGACCAGATCGAGCGCTGCGAGGTCGTGTTCTTCCCCGAGGTGTGGAAGCGGAGCCGCAGCCTGATCGGCAAGGGCGCGCTGCTGGCCCTGCGCGCCAAGGTGCAGCAGGAGGATGAGGGCTTCAAGCTGCTGGCCGAGGAAACGGCCGCACTTGAAGCCGGAACGCTCCGCGGCCTGCTGCAGCGCCGCAGCGCGGCGGCGGCCCGGCTGGCAGCGGGCCGCACGCAGGGAGCAGGAGCACCCGCAGGTGCTCCTGCAGCAAGGCCCGGCAGCGCAGCCGCCGGGCGCAGTAACGCAGGCGGCACAGCCGCGCCTGCGGGGGCTTCAGCGGCTGTGCCGGGGCCAGCCGCATCGCAGGCGGCGCAGCCGTCCGCAGCCGCGCGTCCGGCTGCGCAGGGCCGCCCCGGCCAGCGGCCTGCCGCCGCGGCCGGAGGTTCCGCCGGCGCGCAGCCCGGCCCGGCGGAGAGCAGCCAGCGCGTCTTTATCAAGATCACGCAGGCTGCGGAGAACCCGGCGCTGCTGTCACGCCTCCAGGCGCTGCTGCAGAGACATCCGGGGCCTGCAGCCACGCTGCTCTTCTATGAGCGGGACCAGAAGCTGCTTGCACTCAGCGACAGCTACCGGATCTCCCCGTCGGAGGAGCTGACGGCAGCGGTTGAAGACATGCTGGGAGCAGGTACAGTAAGAATAAAATAA
- a CDS encoding phosphatidylglycerophosphatase A — protein sequence MSYQMAEDLLVRRGVTLTSIAEIVYILQSAYYPDLKEEECLASVKSVLNKREVQYTLMTGIALDELAEKGILPQPLQAVMEADESLYGADETLALGITGVYGMIGLTGFGYLDKIKLGIIGKLNDDEGRIHVFLDDLVAGIAAAASARIAHRHEGARVYPHVTGTE from the coding sequence ATGAGTTATCAAATGGCGGAAGATCTGCTTGTGCGCAGGGGAGTTACACTGACGTCTATCGCTGAGATCGTATATATTTTACAGTCGGCCTATTATCCGGATCTGAAGGAAGAGGAATGCCTGGCAAGCGTCAAGTCGGTTCTGAACAAAAGAGAGGTGCAGTACACGCTGATGACAGGCATCGCGCTGGATGAGCTGGCGGAGAAGGGAATCCTGCCCCAGCCGCTGCAGGCGGTAATGGAAGCGGATGAATCGCTCTACGGGGCGGACGAGACTCTTGCGCTGGGCATTACGGGCGTATACGGGATGATCGGTCTGACCGGCTTTGGTTATCTGGACAAAATAAAGCTTGGAATTATTGGCAAATTGAACGATGATGAAGGCAGGATTCATGTGTTTCTGGACGACCTTGTGGCAGGAATTGCCGCAGCCGCATCGGCCAGAATCGCCCACCGGCACGAGGGTGCCAGAGTATATCCCCATGTTACAGGAACAGAATAG
- the accD gene encoding acetyl-CoA carboxylase, carboxyltransferase subunit beta, with product MFKDLFQKKRKYATIPSERLERSGGPVEGERPKREIPEGLMSKCNKCGTIQYSKELEKNLKVCPSCGYHMRLNAMERIAMTLDPEGFIEFDSEMESVDPLQFPGYASKLEQQRSKTGQVEAVVTGQGSIGGHPVIVAVMNFEFFTGSMGSVVGEKITRAVEEATDKKLPMLIFSTSGGARMQESILSLMQMAKTSAALARFGESGGLYISVITDPTTGGVSASFASLGDIIIAEPGAVFGFAGRIVIEQTIRQKLPEDFQTAEFNLQHGQLDLVVHRKEMRSTLTRLLEMHDVKGGF from the coding sequence TTGTTCAAAGATTTATTTCAGAAAAAACGGAAGTACGCGACTATTCCTTCAGAACGTCTGGAGCGGAGCGGCGGACCGGTAGAAGGCGAACGTCCCAAACGGGAGATTCCCGAGGGGCTCATGAGCAAGTGCAACAAATGCGGAACGATCCAGTACAGCAAGGAACTGGAGAAGAATTTGAAAGTATGCCCTTCCTGCGGCTATCATATGCGGCTGAACGCTATGGAACGGATCGCGATGACGCTTGACCCGGAAGGGTTTATTGAATTTGACAGTGAGATGGAATCTGTAGACCCTCTGCAGTTCCCCGGCTATGCCTCGAAGCTTGAACAGCAGCGGTCCAAAACCGGACAGGTTGAAGCCGTAGTAACAGGCCAGGGAAGCATCGGCGGACATCCGGTAATTGTAGCCGTGATGAATTTTGAATTCTTCACCGGCAGCATGGGCTCTGTGGTAGGCGAGAAGATTACCCGGGCGGTAGAAGAAGCTACGGATAAGAAGCTGCCGATGCTGATTTTCTCGACTTCGGGCGGCGCCCGGATGCAGGAGAGCATTCTCAGTCTGATGCAGATGGCGAAGACAAGCGCAGCCCTGGCCCGTTTTGGCGAATCCGGGGGACTGTATATTTCAGTCATTACGGATCCTACTACAGGCGGAGTGTCCGCAAGTTTTGCCAGCCTTGGCGATATTATCATTGCCGAGCCCGGAGCGGTGTTTGGTTTTGCCGGCAGAATTGTCATTGAGCAGACCATCCGCCAGAAGCTGCCGGAGGATTTCCAGACCGCTGAATTCAACCTTCAGCACGGTCAGCTTGATCTGGTGGTACACCGCAAGGAAATGCGGTCTACGCTGACCAGGCTTTTGGAAATGCATGATGTGAAAGGGGGATTTTAG
- a CDS encoding acetyl-CoA carboxylase carboxyltransferase subunit alpha, translated as MAGELPFEMPLVEMRKKIAELKQFGEEKGIDFSDEIARLEERYRVLADEIYTGISASQKMHLARHHGRPTSLDLIGLIFTDFIELHGDRLFGDDLAVVGGIAKLNGVPVTVIGQQRGKDTKENIQRFFGSAHPEGFRKAIRLMKQAEKFRRPIVTFVDTKGAYPGNTAEERGQSEAIASSLYEMSQLGVPVICIVIGEGGSGGALAMAVGNRVLMLEHAIYSAISPNGAASILWKDASKAEQAAEAMKITAADLLEMEVIEEIVPEPRGGAHRDYEATAAAIKDAVWRHLQELSGLDAAELKDDRYKKFRKIGEFAEGQLETLVPLEEVQHEVQEEVKIVE; from the coding sequence TTGGCGGGAGAGTTGCCTTTTGAAATGCCTCTTGTAGAAATGCGCAAAAAAATTGCCGAGCTCAAACAGTTCGGCGAAGAGAAGGGCATTGATTTCAGCGATGAGATTGCCCGGCTTGAAGAACGCTACCGCGTACTCGCGGATGAAATTTATACAGGGATCTCTGCATCGCAGAAGATGCACCTGGCCCGGCATCACGGCAGACCGACCTCACTCGATCTCATCGGGCTGATTTTTACCGATTTTATCGAACTGCACGGCGACCGGCTGTTCGGCGATGACCTTGCAGTGGTCGGCGGGATTGCCAAGCTGAACGGGGTTCCGGTTACAGTGATCGGCCAGCAGCGCGGCAAGGATACGAAGGAGAACATCCAGCGGTTCTTCGGCAGCGCGCATCCGGAGGGCTTCCGCAAGGCGATCCGGCTGATGAAGCAGGCCGAGAAATTCCGCCGCCCGATCGTTACCTTTGTCGATACGAAGGGGGCTTATCCCGGCAATACGGCGGAGGAACGCGGACAATCCGAAGCAATTGCCAGCAGTCTCTACGAAATGTCCCAGCTTGGCGTGCCTGTCATTTGTATCGTAATCGGCGAAGGCGGAAGCGGCGGAGCGCTGGCCATGGCTGTCGGCAACCGCGTGCTGATGCTGGAGCATGCCATCTATTCGGCCATTTCCCCGAACGGGGCGGCGTCCATTCTGTGGAAGGATGCTTCCAAGGCGGAGCAGGCCGCTGAAGCGATGAAGATTACGGCGGCCGATCTGCTGGAGATGGAAGTGATCGAGGAGATCGTTCCGGAGCCGCGCGGCGGTGCACACCGTGATTATGAGGCGACCGCAGCAGCCATCAAAGATGCCGTATGGCGTCATTTGCAGGAGCTGTCCGGCCTTGATGCCGCCGAGCTTAAGGACGACCGGTACAAGAAATTCCGCAAAATCGGCGAGTTTGCCGAGGGGCAGCTCGAGACCCTCGTTCCTTTGGAAGAGGTTCAGCACGAAGTCCAGGAAGAAGTAAAGATCGTAGAATAG
- the pyk gene encoding pyruvate kinase — protein sequence MRKSKIVCTIGPASESLENIKKLILAGMNVARLNFSHGDFEEHGNRIKTIRQASQELGKTVAILLDTKGPEIRTGKLEVEPIELVQDEYLTLTTEEILGDQNRISITYSDLPNDVQVGSTILIDDGLIGLTVVDIQGTEIKTRIVNGGTIKSKKGVNVPGVSISLPGITEKDTNDIIFGIGQDIDFIAASFVRKASDVLEIRELLEKHNASHIQIISKIENQEGVDNLDEILAVSDGLMVARGDLGVEIPAEDVPLAQKLMIKKCNIAGKPVITATQMLDSMQRNPRPTRAEASDVANAIFDGTDAIMLSGETAAGKYPVESVLTMSRIAEKAESALNHREIFMKQQIAQETTVTEAISQSVAISALDLNAKAIISSTVTGHTARVVSKYRPKSQIIAVTTQERTMRQLSLVWGVTPVFGPEASSTDELLETARTGGKNSGLVKAGDLVVITAGIPLGRSGSTNLVKVDTIPAD from the coding sequence ATGCGGAAAAGTAAAATTGTATGTACGATCGGTCCTGCTAGTGAATCGTTGGAGAACATCAAAAAATTGATTTTGGCTGGTATGAATGTGGCCCGTCTGAACTTCTCCCACGGCGATTTTGAAGAGCACGGCAACCGGATCAAGACGATCCGTCAGGCATCTCAAGAACTGGGCAAAACCGTTGCCATCCTGCTCGATACCAAAGGACCGGAGATTCGCACAGGCAAGCTGGAAGTAGAACCGATTGAACTGGTTCAGGACGAATACCTGACTTTGACTACGGAAGAAATCCTTGGTGACCAAAACCGTATCTCCATCACGTACAGCGACCTGCCTAATGATGTTCAAGTAGGCTCCACCATCCTGATTGATGACGGCCTTATCGGACTTACCGTTGTCGACATTCAAGGCACAGAAATCAAGACCCGTATTGTTAACGGCGGTACAATCAAGAGCAAGAAGGGCGTTAACGTACCGGGAGTATCCATCTCCCTGCCGGGTATTACAGAAAAAGACACCAATGATATCATTTTCGGGATCGGACAGGACATCGACTTTATCGCTGCTTCCTTCGTTCGCAAAGCCAGCGACGTTCTGGAAATCCGTGAATTGCTGGAGAAGCACAACGCTTCCCACATTCAAATCATTTCCAAAATCGAAAACCAAGAAGGCGTGGACAACCTGGATGAAATCCTGGCAGTATCCGACGGCCTGATGGTTGCCCGTGGTGACCTTGGCGTTGAAATCCCTGCTGAAGATGTGCCACTTGCTCAAAAGCTGATGATCAAGAAATGTAACATTGCCGGCAAACCGGTAATCACAGCTACACAAATGCTGGATTCCATGCAGCGCAATCCGCGTCCAACCCGCGCTGAAGCGAGTGACGTAGCGAACGCGATCTTCGACGGAACAGATGCAATCATGCTGTCCGGTGAAACTGCTGCCGGGAAATATCCTGTAGAATCCGTACTCACAATGTCCCGCATTGCTGAAAAAGCGGAATCTGCCCTGAACCACCGTGAAATCTTCATGAAGCAGCAAATTGCTCAAGAAACTACGGTTACTGAAGCAATCAGCCAATCCGTTGCGATTTCCGCTCTGGACCTGAATGCCAAAGCTATCATTTCTTCGACTGTAACTGGCCACACAGCACGCGTGGTTTCCAAATACCGTCCTAAATCGCAAATTATCGCGGTTACTACCCAAGAGAGAACTATGCGTCAATTGTCTCTGGTGTGGGGCGTAACTCCAGTGTTCGGACCAGAAGCTTCTTCGACAGATGAGCTGCTGGAAACTGCCCGCACTGGCGGTAAAAATTCCGGTCTGGTTAAAGCCGGAGATCTTGTAGTAATCACTGCAGGTATCCCGCTCGGACGTTCCGGTTCCACTAACCTGGTAAAAGTAGACACTATTCCTGCTGACTAA
- a CDS encoding G1 family glutamic endopeptidase codes for MGTNHKVTSSRPCLTDKMHTSSAKESGFGWSSGNWSGYAIRGKKQAFRQISGEWMVPFVRPSAKAAYSSAWIGIDGYGNSSLIQTGTGHESVNGIVHYYAWWEILPAAETVIPYPVSPGDRMQALIIRTSPGKWMIQLRNLSRHWVFRTTQRYSGPQASAEWIVEAPQVNGSIAGLARLSPVCFSRCRVNGKSPKLKSSDGGIMIQNKHKVAVPSRPNTRGDAFTVKRPCKNVLPPVHSKLPIQYIHSRK; via the coding sequence GTGGGCACAAATCATAAAGTAACATCAAGCCGGCCGTGTCTTACGGACAAAATGCATACAAGCAGTGCAAAGGAATCGGGATTTGGCTGGTCCTCCGGCAACTGGAGCGGATATGCCATCAGAGGCAAAAAGCAAGCCTTCCGGCAAATTTCCGGCGAGTGGATGGTTCCATTCGTCAGACCTTCCGCCAAAGCCGCCTATTCCTCAGCCTGGATCGGGATAGACGGATACGGAAACAGCAGTCTGATCCAGACCGGTACAGGCCATGAGTCCGTAAACGGCATCGTTCACTATTATGCATGGTGGGAAATCCTTCCTGCAGCGGAGACGGTCATCCCCTATCCTGTATCCCCCGGAGACCGCATGCAGGCCCTTATCATCAGAACAAGCCCGGGCAAATGGATGATTCAGCTGCGCAATCTCAGCAGGCACTGGGTCTTCCGCACCACGCAAAGGTATTCCGGTCCGCAGGCTTCAGCCGAATGGATTGTGGAGGCACCGCAGGTCAACGGCAGCATCGCCGGACTCGCCAGACTGTCTCCCGTCTGCTTCAGCCGCTGCCGTGTCAATGGCAAAAGCCCTAAGCTCAAGTCCTCCGACGGAGGCATTATGATCCAGAATAAGCACAAAGTTGCCGTCCCATCAAGGCCCAACACACGCGGTGATGCCTTTACAGTCAAGCGGCCCTGCAAGAACGTGCTGCCTCCCGTGCATTCAAAACTCCCAATCCAATATATACATTCCAGGAAATGA